A stretch of Lentimicrobiaceae bacterium DNA encodes these proteins:
- the gshAB gene encoding bifunctional glutamate--cysteine ligase GshA/glutathione synthetase GshB produces the protein MRQDMFKSAASQIKGNMWFDALFGIEKENIRVDESGNLAQTPHPMIFGNKRQNPYITTDFSESQVEMITPPLPDIKQTLGFLETLHDVVSLELTNEYLWPQSIPPVLPNDNQIPIAQFDEAGKDAQQYREHLALKYGPKNQLFSGIHFNLSFGEKLMEMLYRQSKPSITYEAFKDEVYLKTIRQLHRLRWLYILLYGNSPVVDSSMELKCKESPYSIAQHVIGLSIRNSCYGYRNIGELYPDYSSVQNFRQSLDQMVQDGKIESMKELYSPVRPKFTNGPDHISYIEIRFVDIDPLSKAGITEEALSFLHLLALYGLLTKEPDNFDAASQLHANNYLGYVALYGLGPVPFVHDPTGEYVDIWQKAKQHIDEMTGLFRKLAVNNDDYQKALELAAEYIKSPKQRRVYEVLDGILKMGYIPFHMEKARNYLNESQRKDYNFMGLEDMELSTQLLLREALKRGVSFEILDRKENFIRLHQNGNTQYVKQATKSSLDNYASVLAMENKLVTKKILEEAGIRVPKGYNYTQAKTARFDFQLFKGKPVVIKPNQTNFGIGITILKENRDESIFHRAVDIAFEHDSTILIEEFVEGKEFRFFVIDNQVVGILHRVPANVTGNGILSIKELVGIKNQDPLRGKGYHTPLEKIQLGEAEVIFLKSQQKDFDDVPESGEVVFLRENSNISTGGDSIDFTDDIPDSYKQIAVKAASALNVKITGLDMIILNPAKEATPDNYAVIELNFNPAIHIHCHPFKGKNRKLNEKLMDALGYRQETIFNL, from the coding sequence ATGAGACAGGACATGTTTAAATCAGCTGCGAGTCAAATAAAAGGGAATATGTGGTTTGATGCGCTCTTTGGCATCGAAAAAGAGAACATTCGCGTGGACGAATCCGGAAATTTGGCGCAAACCCCGCATCCAATGATATTCGGGAATAAACGTCAGAATCCTTACATCACTACTGACTTTTCTGAGAGTCAAGTGGAAATGATCACCCCGCCACTGCCCGATATTAAACAAACATTGGGTTTTCTTGAAACCCTTCATGATGTTGTGAGCCTGGAACTGACCAATGAATACCTTTGGCCGCAAAGCATACCACCTGTTTTACCAAATGATAACCAAATTCCAATTGCCCAATTCGATGAAGCAGGGAAAGATGCCCAGCAATACCGCGAACATCTGGCCCTGAAATACGGACCCAAAAACCAACTGTTTTCAGGAATCCACTTTAATCTTTCTTTCGGAGAGAAGTTAATGGAAATGCTATATCGTCAAAGCAAACCATCAATAACCTACGAAGCGTTCAAGGATGAAGTTTACCTTAAAACAATACGACAGTTGCACAGGTTAAGATGGTTGTACATTTTGCTTTATGGGAATAGCCCTGTCGTAGATTCGTCGATGGAGCTGAAATGCAAGGAATCTCCTTACAGCATCGCTCAACATGTAATTGGCCTCTCCATTCGTAACAGTTGCTATGGTTACAGGAATATTGGCGAGCTATATCCCGATTACAGCTCTGTCCAAAATTTTAGGCAAAGCCTCGACCAGATGGTTCAAGATGGAAAAATCGAATCCATGAAGGAACTGTATTCTCCGGTAAGGCCAAAATTTACAAATGGACCTGATCATATATCCTACATTGAAATCAGGTTTGTTGATATTGATCCATTGTCCAAGGCAGGCATAACAGAAGAAGCGCTCTCTTTTTTACATCTGCTTGCACTTTATGGATTGCTTACAAAAGAGCCAGACAATTTTGATGCTGCATCCCAATTGCATGCGAACAATTACCTGGGATATGTTGCCCTGTATGGGTTGGGTCCGGTTCCATTTGTTCATGATCCAACCGGCGAATATGTTGATATCTGGCAAAAAGCAAAACAACATATAGATGAAATGACCGGTTTGTTTCGAAAACTAGCGGTAAATAATGATGACTACCAAAAAGCCTTAGAGCTGGCAGCAGAATATATCAAAAGCCCAAAACAGCGAAGAGTCTACGAGGTACTCGATGGTATTCTGAAGATGGGATATATCCCTTTCCATATGGAGAAAGCCCGCAATTATTTAAATGAAAGCCAGCGAAAAGACTACAATTTCATGGGATTGGAAGATATGGAGCTCTCTACCCAGTTATTACTTCGTGAAGCTTTGAAAAGGGGCGTTTCATTTGAAATTCTGGACCGAAAAGAGAATTTCATCAGGTTACATCAAAACGGAAATACCCAATATGTAAAGCAGGCAACGAAGAGCTCGCTCGATAATTATGCAAGCGTTCTGGCCATGGAAAACAAGCTTGTTACCAAAAAAATTCTCGAAGAGGCGGGCATTCGCGTTCCCAAAGGATACAATTATACCCAAGCTAAAACAGCAAGATTTGATTTTCAGCTGTTTAAAGGAAAACCTGTAGTTATCAAACCGAACCAAACCAATTTTGGTATCGGCATTACCATTCTAAAGGAAAACAGGGATGAATCCATATTTCACAGGGCAGTTGATATTGCTTTTGAGCACGACTCCACCATCCTGATAGAAGAATTCGTTGAAGGAAAAGAATTCAGGTTTTTCGTTATCGACAATCAGGTCGTGGGCATATTGCACCGTGTGCCGGCAAACGTAACCGGAAATGGAATTCTATCCATTAAAGAATTGGTCGGCATCAAAAATCAAGACCCTTTGCGCGGCAAGGGATATCATACTCCCCTGGAAAAAATCCAGCTTGGCGAAGCCGAGGTAATATTCTTAAAATCACAACAAAAGGATTTCGATGATGTACCGGAATCCGGAGAAGTGGTGTTCCTGCGCGAAAATTCGAACATCAGCACCGGTGGTGACAGCATCGATTTTACAGATGATATACCCGATTCCTACAAACAAATTGCTGTAAAAGCGGCTTCGGCCCTAAATGTAAAAATTACTGGTCTGGATATGATTATTTTGAATCCAGCGAAGGAAGCAACACCCGACAATTATGCCGTTATTGAATTAAACTTTAATCCCGCCATCCACATTCACTGTCATCCATTTAAAGGGAAAAACCGGAAATTGAATGAAAAGTTAATGGACGCGCTAGGCTATAGACAAGAGACAATTTTTAATCTGTAA
- a CDS encoding MATE family efflux transporter has protein sequence MNFQKRDFSAILEVSQPDSNLKQLIRLAFPVIVTSFMSMAYNFINIIFVGKLGAGAVAAVGSAGFYMNLGWGLSSLFTVGAGIKVSHAIGEGNFRLAKSYIRSGMLAVIVTALVCSVLLAFGRNYLIGFIQLNNPGIERDASVYLALIGLSIIFSFQNQFYTSVFIGYGDSRSPFRINAAALIVNILLDAILIFWVGLGINGAAIATILSQALATFLFYRKLNRTENINPGLVPFQSALLKKIVGIGISPAIQRVSFTIIAILMARIISHWGANAIAVQKVGVQIEAISYMTVAGFMYALSSISGQAYGAKDYDKQWKIFGAGIMLSVIIGVITTAILVMFPSTLFSIFLKDPESIAMGREYLTIIGISQLFMCLELMATGAFFGWGRTNIPAITGIGLTLLRIPLAYALIHLWKNELSSVWWSISISSIAKGILLVLLYVILFKLFIKNQKKTDETGHV, from the coding sequence ATGAATTTTCAGAAGAGAGACTTTTCAGCCATTCTTGAGGTAAGCCAGCCGGACTCAAATTTAAAACAGCTTATACGACTGGCATTCCCGGTTATTGTAACCTCGTTCATGTCTATGGCTTACAATTTTATCAACATAATTTTTGTAGGAAAACTTGGCGCTGGGGCGGTTGCGGCAGTTGGATCTGCAGGGTTTTACATGAATTTGGGCTGGGGGCTTTCCTCCCTTTTTACAGTTGGTGCAGGAATAAAAGTATCACATGCCATTGGAGAGGGAAATTTTCGTCTTGCAAAGAGTTATATCCGGAGTGGCATGTTGGCTGTAATCGTCACTGCGTTGGTTTGCTCTGTTTTGCTTGCTTTTGGAAGGAATTACCTGATTGGCTTTATCCAATTAAACAATCCCGGAATTGAACGCGACGCATCTGTTTATCTGGCCCTCATTGGACTGAGTATCATATTCTCGTTTCAGAATCAGTTTTATACCAGCGTATTTATCGGTTATGGGGATAGCCGATCACCTTTCAGAATCAATGCAGCCGCGCTAATTGTAAATATATTACTAGATGCAATTCTCATTTTTTGGGTTGGCTTAGGTATTAACGGGGCTGCTATCGCCACCATTCTGTCACAAGCTTTGGCGACATTCCTGTTTTACAGAAAACTAAACCGAACGGAGAATATAAATCCAGGCCTCGTTCCATTCCAAAGTGCACTTCTCAAAAAAATAGTAGGAATAGGAATCAGTCCGGCTATCCAACGGGTTTCATTCACCATCATCGCTATTCTGATGGCCCGTATCATAAGTCATTGGGGTGCAAATGCAATAGCGGTACAAAAGGTCGGTGTACAAATTGAAGCGATCTCCTATATGACCGTGGCCGGATTCATGTATGCTTTGTCGTCCATTTCAGGACAAGCTTACGGTGCAAAGGATTATGATAAACAATGGAAAATATTTGGCGCGGGAATAATGCTGTCGGTCATTATAGGAGTGATTACTACAGCTATACTGGTTATGTTTCCATCAACGTTGTTTTCAATCTTCCTGAAAGATCCGGAAAGCATTGCCATGGGAAGGGAATATCTGACAATTATTGGGATATCCCAGTTGTTTATGTGTCTGGAGCTGATGGCTACCGGCGCTTTTTTTGGCTGGGGACGAACCAATATTCCGGCAATTACGGGGATTGGACTTACACTCCTTCGAATACCACTGGCATATGCTTTGATCCATCTCTGGAAAAATGAGCTCTCCTCCGTATGGTGGAGCATCAGCATCAGCAGCATCGCAAAAGGCATATTGCTGGTATTACTTTATGTTATTCTTTTCAAGCTATTTATAAAAAACCAAAAAAAAACAGATGAGACAGGACATGTTTAA
- a CDS encoding metalloregulator ArsR/SmtB family transcription factor — MLKRIKKIKSESNACFCEECPDFFSALADKTRQEIIMIFATQKEVCVNDIASKFTLSRPTISHHLNLLKRAKILNARKEGKEIYFSVNKPYIKELFAVVLKDIDTCC; from the coding sequence ATGCTTAAACGCATTAAGAAAATAAAATCAGAAAGCAACGCCTGTTTCTGTGAAGAATGCCCTGATTTTTTCAGCGCCTTGGCCGATAAAACCCGGCAGGAGATTATTATGATTTTTGCTACCCAAAAGGAAGTGTGCGTGAATGATATCGCAAGTAAGTTTACTTTGTCCCGTCCAACAATTTCACATCATTTAAATTTACTGAAGCGTGCCAAAATACTTAACGCCCGCAAAGAAGGGAAAGAGATCTATTTCTCTGTAAATAAACCCTACATCAAAGAATTGTTTGCTGTAGTATTAAAGGATATTGATACGTGTTGTTGA
- a CDS encoding LacI family transcriptional regulator codes for MAKRHLSLKDLASELNISISTVSRALKNHPDISPELTRKVQELAAVWNYTPNPLAMGLLKQETHMIGVIVPDLVTHFYSSIISGIEEYAKSRGYFILLASSYESMEKEIESVSNLLKARVDGMIVCLSKETDRFDHFLQLIDDEIPLVFFDRVCLSESAPCVVIDNKDAVEQIIRHFNAEKYRRIAFISGPAHLNISRDRVEGYLSGLKESGLKFNPDLLRPCNMLSEEALRITDDLLNLPEPPDAIFGINDMVIFTVMKELKRRGLKIPQEIGVAGFADEFHATFSTPQLTSIMHPTREIGIKAAELFFKKMEDPSFVETVVLQTKLVVRESSIRN; via the coding sequence ATGGCCAAAAGGCATTTATCGCTAAAAGATCTTGCTTCAGAGCTGAACATCTCCATTTCTACTGTTTCCAGGGCTCTGAAAAATCATCCGGATATCAGTCCTGAACTTACCAGGAAGGTACAGGAGCTTGCTGCGGTTTGGAATTATACACCCAACCCGCTCGCGATGGGTTTGCTAAAGCAGGAGACACATATGATCGGAGTGATTGTACCCGATCTGGTTACCCATTTCTACTCCTCTATCATCTCCGGTATTGAAGAGTACGCCAAGAGTCGAGGTTATTTTATCCTGCTGGCTTCATCATATGAAAGCATGGAGAAAGAAATTGAATCTGTCTCCAATCTGCTGAAGGCAAGGGTAGATGGGATGATTGTCTGTTTGAGTAAAGAGACAGATCGTTTTGACCATTTTTTACAACTGATTGATGACGAAATACCATTGGTCTTTTTCGACCGGGTCTGTCTGTCAGAATCGGCTCCATGCGTAGTGATCGACAACAAGGATGCTGTTGAGCAGATTATCCGCCATTTTAACGCGGAAAAATACAGGCGCATTGCATTTATATCTGGACCCGCCCACCTCAACATTTCCCGCGACAGAGTAGAGGGATATCTCTCCGGACTCAAGGAATCGGGATTGAAATTTAATCCCGATCTGTTACGTCCATGCAACATGCTCTCCGAAGAGGCTCTCCGGATTACAGATGATCTGCTCAACCTTCCTGAACCTCCGGATGCCATCTTTGGAATCAACGACATGGTCATATTTACTGTGATGAAAGAGCTTAAAAGACGAGGGCTCAAAATCCCGCAAGAGATCGGAGTCGCAGGTTTTGCCGATGAATTCCATGCGACCTTTTCAACTCCGCAACTTACCTCCATCATGCATCCTACCAGGGAGATCGGCATTAAGGCAGCAGAACTATTCTTTAAAAAAATGGAAGATCCATCGTTTGTGGAAACTGTCGTTCTTCAAACAAAATTGGTGGTCAGGGAATCTTCAATAAGAAATTAA
- a CDS encoding MFS transporter produces MERKKKGLFTTEDGRNHTLIFFLVALLFTLWAVGNSLIDTMDKHFQDYYHLTKADSANVQFSHYLGYFFMALPAGWFIHRLGYKWGIILGLSLAALGCLWFYPATKIDGFWAVLLGVCLVAMGFSFLETVANPYTTVLGDPKYAASRINLAQSFNAIGWPIAPYIGGLYFYHSDATLSAQQNAEIAHKTMWIPYVALAVIIMVLIIAFIKSKMPDVVEKENDHNSENQTAKVDVFGQQSRLSTVLLYVCAILFSFALGMIFRFFAQLFYMDRETLANPDAMLALNHTLAMVFDVTTIIAGVASIVFITLKKKQLIHKNSIWSAPHFTGATISQFLYVAAQAGIFSFFINYMVEDVPAIGESLKSSWLIGGENGSILRNGAYFLTEKGATSLMSWMAFPLFLLGRFTGSFILRVTKAHKMLGLYAFINVILMFVVVAKLGWVSVIAVFLSFFFMSIMFPTIFSLGIFGLGERSKVASSFIVMAIMGGAVLPKVMGEIADADGMSAGYIVPAACFVVIALYGFFWTKLSGSEGLNGIKIGTGH; encoded by the coding sequence ATGGAAAGAAAGAAAAAAGGCCTATTTACCACTGAAGACGGAAGAAACCACACGTTAATTTTCTTCCTGGTTGCGCTTCTTTTTACTTTATGGGCAGTTGGTAACAGCTTGATAGATACCATGGACAAGCATTTTCAGGATTACTACCATCTGACAAAGGCCGACTCGGCCAATGTTCAGTTTTCACATTACCTGGGCTATTTTTTCATGGCATTGCCTGCAGGGTGGTTTATTCATAGACTTGGTTATAAATGGGGGATTATTTTGGGTTTGAGTTTAGCTGCATTGGGCTGTCTGTGGTTTTATCCTGCAACCAAAATTGACGGGTTCTGGGCGGTTCTCCTTGGCGTTTGCCTGGTAGCCATGGGTTTCTCATTCCTCGAAACTGTCGCCAATCCATATACCACCGTGTTGGGAGATCCAAAATATGCGGCATCCCGCATTAACCTGGCGCAGTCTTTCAATGCTATTGGCTGGCCAATCGCCCCGTATATTGGCGGCTTATATTTCTACCATTCCGATGCTACTCTTTCGGCTCAGCAAAATGCTGAAATTGCACATAAAACAATGTGGATACCCTATGTAGCGCTTGCTGTTATTATTATGGTACTGATTATCGCTTTTATTAAAAGTAAGATGCCGGATGTCGTTGAAAAAGAGAATGACCATAATTCCGAAAATCAAACAGCCAAAGTCGATGTATTTGGCCAACAAAGTCGCTTGTCGACAGTCCTTTTATATGTTTGCGCTATTTTATTCAGTTTTGCTTTAGGTATGATTTTCCGCTTCTTTGCCCAATTATTTTATATGGACAGGGAGACGCTTGCCAATCCTGATGCTATGTTAGCCTTGAACCATACTTTAGCTATGGTGTTCGATGTTACTACCATTATTGCGGGTGTGGCTTCAATTGTTTTTATAACACTCAAAAAGAAACAACTAATTCACAAAAACAGCATTTGGTCGGCGCCACACTTTACTGGGGCAACTATTTCGCAATTTCTTTATGTGGCAGCCCAGGCGGGCATATTTAGTTTCTTTATCAACTACATGGTCGAAGATGTCCCTGCCATAGGTGAAAGCTTGAAATCAAGCTGGTTAATCGGTGGCGAAAATGGATCAATTCTTCGTAACGGGGCTTATTTCCTGACAGAGAAGGGTGCTACCTCCCTCATGTCGTGGATGGCATTCCCATTGTTCCTTTTAGGACGTTTTACCGGTTCGTTTATATTGAGGGTTACTAAGGCACATAAAATGCTTGGCCTCTATGCGTTTATAAATGTGATATTAATGTTTGTTGTTGTAGCCAAACTGGGTTGGGTGTCAGTAATTGCGGTTTTCCTTAGCTTTTTCTTTATGTCAATCATGTTCCCCACAATTTTCTCACTTGGTATCTTTGGATTGGGAGAAAGATCAAAAGTGGCATCATCGTTCATTGTTATGGCCATTATGGGGGGAGCTGTATTGCCAAAGGTAATGGGGGAGATAGCCGATGCAGATGGGATGTCGGCAGGTTACATTGTCCCGGCTGCCTGCTTTGTTGTGATTGCGCTGTATGGGTTCTTCTGGACCAAACTCAGTGGTTCAGAAGGATTAAATGGTATAAAGATTGGAACAGGTCATTGA